TTCTGAGTCGGAAGCGCTGGTACAAGAAGCGCTGGAAAGACTCATGCAGAACCGGACTGTATTTATTATTGCTCACCGTTTATCAACGGTAAGAAGATGCGATCGCATTTTAGTTCTCGAACAAGGACAAATTGTCGAATCAGGAACCCATGAAGAATTATTAGTACTTGAGCATCGCTATGCGCGATTTTATGCTCAGCAGTTTAGTTAACGTCAAGAGTTAAGGGTCAAGAGTTAGTTATTCTTCCCCTGCTCTTCATCTCCCTCATCTGCATCATTTGATACAGATACAATTTGCCTTTGCTGTTCCTGTAGCCACATTTCAAAGAGTTCATTCAGCAGGCGGACTTTCATCGATTCATCTAATTGTGCTGGAATAAATTTTTCTAACCGCAAAATCACAAACCATTCAGCAATTCGGGTAGGGGGCAGTATTTGCCCTGGTTGACTGCTATGGAGCATTTGCACCATAGTTGGATGTAGTGCATTCAGTTCAACTGGGCCTACTAACCCACCAGTTTGGGCTTCTGGCCCTAGTGAGAATTCCCTAGCTACCTCTGCAAAAGACTTTTCTTCTGCCTGAATCCGAAAGTAAAGTTCTTGGGCAATTCCTACATCTTGAGTTCGTAGTAGAGAGTAAATGACTTTATCTAGTTTTCCTTTGCACTGAAAAAAGTAAGATTCCAGTTTGTTACCCCAAGTAGCTTGCTTAAACTTTTCAATTTTGAGCTTACGCGTAGTAACATTTTCTAATTGATTCGGAGTCAGTCCTTGATATACCATCCAAGCTTGGATGTCAGCTTCAGATTTTAACTGTTTTTCTGCGTAAAACTGCTGTTGAGCTTGGGCTATTTCTTCTGGGGTGTATTCTATTGTTACATTCCCAGAGCGTGAGCTTTGCTCAATCGCCTCATCAATAATTAATTCCCGCTGCAACTGTGGCAACATTTGGTAACTTGCCAGTAAGGGAATCAGTTCACTAGCTGCGATCGTACGATTACCGATTTGGAGCGCTTCAGTCATTAGCTTTCGGGCATATTTAGGAATAACTTACCTGTCAAAGAAGCTACAGTGTAGCCCATTTACTGAGAGATTTTGCATTAATCCCAACGAGTTTAGGCACGCCAACCTCTTTTGCAACAATGAGATAATGATTTACTGACATCATCTAAAATATACATTTTATATAAGTTTTTATCAAAGATTATACTTAAAACAATTCCCCAATCCCTGTATAAGACTGAGGAAGTTAGGCAGAAAATGTAAATTTTAAACTTGATTCAATATTTTAAAATACATAAATTTGTAGGTAATATATATTACCTACAAATTTATGTTCTTCAATCTAATTCAAAACCGGGATCGGTTTTAATAAGTTTTAAGCTACAACGACTCTAAATAGCTCAAAAGATCCGCCATTTCTTGAGCGCTAGGCTGGAATTTAGGCATTGGTGGAGTGTCGCCACTAATCACTTGGTGAATCAATCCATACCGAGACTTGTGCTTTGAGACAGCTTGCAAACTAGGCCCTACTCGGCCATCTGCTTCCAGTCCATGACAACCAGCACAGTTGATCTGAAAGATAGCGTGTCCTTGAATTGGATCTCCTTTCAAGGATAAAACACTCTTAACGTATGGATCGGCGGCTCGAACCAACTGTACACCAAAGAAGCCCAAAGGGACTGCTAGCAGTATCGCCAGAGCCAACAATGCGATCCGCTGAATCAGAATTTCAGGTTTGGTAATCTGGTTATCCAAAAGGTTTGCTGTGAAAGTCGAGGTGTGCTAAAAAATTTTCATGTTCCTACACATAGCTTAAAAGTTCTTGATTGTGTCTGCAAGCACAGAAGATGATTTTTCTGTAGGCAAATGCACTCCAAAAACGCTGTGGAACGCAGGATTCATCCCAGATTTGGTAAAATCAAAAACAGGAAACGAATATTTAATAATTGCAAACAGGAGATTTACAGTGGTTGAACCCCTGCTATCAGGTATTGTCCTTGGTTTGATTGTCGTCACCCTCGCTGGACTGTTTTACGCTGCCTATAAGCAATTTAAGCGTGACAACCAGTTGTTGGGAGGAGGTTGAAGCATTTCTGAGTACAGACGCGCCACGGCGCGTCTGTACAGGAGTTAGAAATCTACTAGTATTTCTCCCTTATTTCCTCTTGCTCCCTCACATTTCTGTAGAAAGTAAGCGCTGTATTGCCATAAACTTTCTGGCGACAAATTTCCCAAGTGTCTATTATTGGTGGCGTCCAACCTTGGGGTTTGTGTTCAACTGCGATTTCGCCGCTTGGATCTAAAAGCTGATGGTGAGCGATCGCTTCTAAAACTGGCTGATACAATCCACTCGCATAAGGTGGATCAAAGTAGATTCTGTTAAACTGCTTTCCGGATAAAGCCTTCAACTGCTGGATAATATCTCCGCGCAATACCTTCCATTCTTGTCCAGCATCAGCCACCTGTTGCCAGTTTTGTTGAATAATGGCACAGGCTCGGCTCGATTGTTCAATTCCTACTACTAAGCTGGCTCCTCTACACAAAGCTTCTGCGCCCATCGAACCACTACCAGCGCAAAGATCCAGCCAGCGAGAACTTGCTATTTCTCCCTGCCAAATATTAAAAACTGCCTCCCTAACCCGCGCACTTGTGGGTCTAGTTTCTTTTCCAGGTAAAGTTTTAATCTGGCGATTCCCGTAAATTCTCAGGCTCATTCCTTCAATTGTCATTGGTGAGTCAGTGTGGTCTTGGGGGTCTCCCCCATGAACAACTGGCGAACCCGTAAGGGTCATTAGTCATTAGTCATTGGTCATTAGTCATAAATTTTGAACAAATGACAAATAACAAAGGACAAAAAACTATTATGCAACAATTTTTTCGCGGACTTGAGCAACAAAATTAGACAGGATTTGCAGTCCAATATTAGAAGATTTTTCTGGGTGAAATTGAACTGCCATCAGGTTTTCACGAGCGATCGCAGCTGTTACAGTTTGAGTACCGTGTGTAACGGTTGCTGCACGGATTTGCTCATCTATTGGGTCAACATAATAAGAATGAACAAAATACACCCAAGGATTAGAGGGTAAATGCTCCCACAAAATACTTTTTGGTTGAGTTACTTCCAGCTGATTCCAACCCATGTGCGGAATAGTAATATCTGGTTCTGGACGAAAGCGTCGTACTTTTCCAGGAATAATTCCTAGCCCTGGTTGAGTACCTTCTGCACTTGATTCAAACAGAATTTGCAGTCCTAAACAAATTCCTAAAAAGGGTTTGCCAGATGCGATCACATCTTTAATAGGTTGCTCTAAACCCCGCGCCCGCAGGTGTTGCACTGCTGGATCAAAAGCTCCTACACCAGGCAGGACTACTGCATCTGCCTGCTCTATCTCCTTTGGAGAATAAGTAATATTAGGAGTTGCCCCAGCTTTTTCTAGGCCTTTGCAGACTGAGTGCAAATTTCCCATCTCATAATCTATGACCGCAATAACTGGCATTCACCTGCTCCTTGTAAATTTATTATGGAGGGTTTTTTCTATTCTAAATAATATTTGTTATGAAGAAAAGAATACTATTAACTTCTTTTGACACTTGGCTAAGCGATCAACTCTCAAATTCTTCAGATGATTTATTACTAGAAGTTACCAAACTTGAGTTGATCCCCCATGCTTTAACTTTTTTGCGCCAGTTGTCCGTTGATGTACAGATTGCTAGCTGTCAGGTAATTGAAAAAATCAATGAAATGCAACCTGATTGCATCATCTGCTGTGGCATGGCAGCTAGCCGTAAACAATTAAGTGTGGAATTACGTGCTAGCTGTGGAGAAAGTATTTTGCATACAGGAGTTGATTTAGAGCAATTAGTGGCGGGAACTGCGGCAATTGAGATTAGCCATGACTGTGGGAAATTTGTCTGTGAGGGTCTTTATTATTCAGTCCTAGAATACCTGTGTCAAAGCCAACTCTCGACGCGTTGTATCTTTGTTCACGTTCCACTTATAAATGAAGAAAATTTGAGCGAAATTCTGACCGATTTCGTATTAATTATTAACAAACTGGCTCTTTTATAAAGTTTTTGTTGTCTGTATGGTAAAGAAAATAGCTAATTTTATGTTGCCATTGTTACTAAATTTTTTGCTAGCACAATTAACTCCTGCCACACCACCACCAGAAGAAGTGGTGCAACCACAAGAAGTCCGTCCTTTGCCAGGGAAGTTGGACAAAGTGCCAACGTTTAATAGTAATAGTCCAGAATTAGTTTTGAAAGAAGGGATTTTACTCTCGACGTTTCCACCAAATGGTAAAAAAGTACCAACGGCACATTTAAATTTTCCCTTTCGGGGACGATTTGATATTTTTGCCCACCATGTTGCCAAAGCAGAACCACCAGAAAATTTTCAATCTCTCTATTTAGGAATAATTTTGTATAACCCTGGTTCAAAGCCAGTGAAGGTCAATATTTTGCAAGCGGCGAGTTATTTAAGTCAACCAGATGCACCATTTATTGAGTTACCATCATTTAGCCAAAATCCTTTGGGTACAGTTTTTGCAGGCCCAGGCGATCGCGTCATGTCTGATGTATTAAGAGGACAGCGACAAAATATTTTCCCAGATCAAATTGAGATTCCGCCTGGGAAAAGTCAGATGTTACTAAATTTACCAATCCCTGTGAAGGGACTGATACCACCCTTAAATGGTCGGTCTAGTTTAATCAGACTGTGGAGTAATGGCAATGTATATGCAGCTAGCCTAGCCATGTTTGCGCGGGTAAATCCTGATGGTAGTGAACGTGCGCCTAATCTAGAAGAATGGCAAAATTTACTAAATAATGGTGATTTATCTGGGCCACGAGATAAAGTCCCCACTCCTTTAGAAGATACTAGCAAGCCTATTGTTTATGGGCGTGTAGCAGGAGTGGCTAGTGGTACACAGTGGAGAGCTTTATTAGTAGATAATCCTAAAGCTAGGTATCTAACTATTCCCCAGCCAGGTCAAGCGTTTTCTTATGGTTTGAGTACTGTGCATCGTGGTACTTTAGGAACTGGTCAAGTTCAGAGTGCAACCATGCTAGTGCGCTATCCTGATACGGCATATCGCGCTCATGGCAACTATGGAATTCAATATAGTTTAAAGTTGCCGCTGTATAACAACACTCAAAATCCTCAGACTGTGAGTGTGTCTATGCAAACGCCACTCAAGGAGGATCAGTTAGTCAAGCCAGGGTTACGCTTTTTTAGTACACCAGCCCGTCAAGTATTATTTCGTGGTACAGTGCGGGTGCATTACAAAAATGCTCAAGGTCAGCCTCAAACCGAGTTTGTGCATTTGGTACAAAAACAAGGCCAAGCAGGGGAACCGTTGGTGTCACTAAAGATGAAAGCAGGCGATCGCTCCCTTGTTGAAGTAGACTTTCTCTATCCGCCAGATGCTACACCACCGCAAGTTTTAACAGTTTCGACCCAGGGAGAAAGTCGGTAATCAATACGTTTCGGATAAGCAGGGGAGGCAGGGGAAGCAGGGGGAGAATTGGAGGAAATATTGAAGGCATTTTTTAATTCTTCTTCCATTTCCTCCCCTGCCCCTCTACTCCCCCCGCCTGCCTCAACCAAAAAGTTCCTTAACCGAAAGGTATTGAGTTGGTAATAGCTTTTATGCAATTAGCCATTACCAAAAAATATTAGTCAACTTACTGATAAAACTCTACTATTAACATTCTGTAGAGACGTTGTAATGCAACGTCTCTACATCAAATTTTCATCAACAATTTTTTTATTGAAAACCTTTTGCTGTCTTTTTTTGTCCCTTGCTTTTAGGCTTAGATTTGTTCACGTCTGCTAAAGCTTCTTGAAATAAGTTGTGTAGATGTATCGGAACACTGGCAATTTCTGGTAATTCTGGCTCAATCGGTTTAGAGTACTCTTGCAAAAGTGCGTTCAAGTCGCTTTCAAGGCGAAACTCTGGACGTTGCAGAAATATTCGCAACACATTTTCTAAGTTAGTTGGATACTGCTGCGCTAATCGATGCCAGATAAAAGTATTAATACTTTTATCTTCAAGGTAGTAACGAAGTAGTTTTTCAGCCCCTTCCACACTTTTCCAATCTTCTGCTGATAAAATTGTTTGTATCTTAGTATATGTTGGTAAAAACATTTGTCCCCAGCGAGGATGAGAAATAGCTGTTACCTGTTCAGCTTTTCTGAGTTCAGCAGGTAAATCAATCTTTGGCATCACCATTTTGCTCTTGCCGTTTTTGCTGCTAAACATCTGAGAAACTGCATTTGAGTCAGCACCAAATTCTTCTGCTGCTGCTTTAATTTCCTCATCGTCAATCCCAGCTTCCTCTGCTACTTCAGCTAAGGATTTAGAAGTATCGATTCCGGCTGCTGCCAAGCTTTTCTCTGTGATTACTTCTTGGAATTCAGCTATTTTTTTATTCAGATGGTATCCAGATAGTGTAATTTCATCAGCGCCAAAAAAGTCAACGAACTGTTGATGATATTGTGCTACTGACTGCCAAGCTTCTTCTAGCAAATCGGGTGCATCGCTGTAAAGATTACTTTTATAGTTATCTTTAAAATTACCAATTGCTACAGCAAGTTTTGGTTTGCCCAATTTACCCATCAAAGTGTAAGGGCCAGAGAACATCCAGTAGCTATCAGTAACTGGAGAAATGCGAGTTAGTAAAATTTCTCCTACTTTCAGTCGAGTTATTGCTTGTAATGTTTGAGTATTATTTGGCTTGACAATGTAGTGTTTATCTGTTAGCCAGTTGGTCAACTCCAAACCATCAGGGAGAATACTAGCTATGACAAATAAGCCAATAAAACTACGATGCCAGCTGTTGATCAGTTTGCGATCGCTTTCTTGTAAATCTGGATGGCTGGCAATAAACAATTCTAAGGGTGATTTATCACCGACTTTGCCTTCTGTAATAAAGCTATCGATGATTAAATCCTGCTGTGTAGTATCTCCATTTCCCCGGCGCAACTGCTTCGCCGCATAGGTTTCCAGCGCTTGTGCAAGTTCGCCTTCTGCATCAAGGACGAAATCGACTAAGGCTTGTTTAAGTTCATGCGATCGCTCTAATATGGCATCCACAAGTCAATCCTCGGTGCAACAGATGTAGATTATAACGTTCCAACAGATTACAAAGTTTTTTATTGTTGCCAGAAGTTGATCTCTACTTCTAACAGCGTCTTTTAAACTAGATATAAAGCATTACACAAGGTCGACACAGATGGTTGCAACTTCCAATTCTACCTATATTTCCCCTGAAGACTATCTTCAAGGAGAAAAAACTAGTCTTATCAAGCATGAATATCGCCAGGGACAAGTTTACGCAATGGCAGGTACAAGCAATACCCATGTAGTTATTTCTCTCAATATTGCTTCAATGCTGAGAAATCATTTGCGCGGCAGCGGATGTCAGGCTTACATATCAGATACCTAGGCACATATTGAGTTGAGTAACATCTATTACTACCCCAACGTTGTAGTAAGTTGTGACGAACGAGATAAAGCTTTTGATAACTTTGTGCGTTATCCCTGTTTAATTATAGAAGTGCTATCTCCGACAACAGAAGCCTTTGACCGCGGAGATAAATTTGCTGACTACCGACAGATGGAGTCACTTCAAGAATATGTGCTTGTGAGTCAAACTCGGATCAGCTTGGAAAGTTTTCGCCGCAACGCAGATGGACAATGGGTACTTTATCCTTATGGCAAAGGGGATAATATACATCTTGCCAGTGTAGATTTTCAGTGTGCGATCGCAGATGTATATGAAGATGTTACTTTTGAATCTCCTCAATCATAAGCTTTGAAAACGATCCGCACGGTTTTTTAAGTCCCTTACTCCCTACTGCCATTGAGTATAAAAGCTACGAGAGGTCTCGCTTGAGAAATTCGATATTAATTATAGTATTTCTCACTTCGGTGCAATACAGTCAGAACCTTACAGAGCATTTGAGTAAAGTAAGCACTCTCCTCTCCTTAGTAAAAAATGATTTATGAGAGATTGCTTTGCAATTAGTCATTATTACCCTTGGCCTTTTAAAGAAGTGCGGTTATGGCAGAAAAATATTATTAATTGTTATACAAATTATTTATAAACTTGCACTTAATCATTACCTTCCTCTTACTTGGCTTCTTGGCAGTTCGCTTTAAAAAATTTAGTGCATCTTGATGAATACCTAAGTAGGTAGGCACCGAAATTTTCTACTATGTAACAAAATCTTAAGTTGATAATCTAGAGCTAAATTTTACACGATGTGTGTTGTGATTGTTTTTTTTTCCTCTAGCTTGAACACCATTGATGACGGCGTAAGCGAGATCTAGCTCATCATCAAATGCTTGCCCGGATAACTCATCTTTCTTGAGATGTTGCCATTCCAATTCAATTGGATTCATTTCTGAGCAATATTTCGGGAGAAAAAAGATGTACAAACCCTGACTTTCCCATTTTTTCCACAATTGTTGAACTTCTTGGCAGCGATGTATTGGCCCGTTATCTTGCACAATCACGCTGATACGTCCAGTTTCTTGGGCTTGTTTGGCTTCTTTCTCCATCATTTCTATATAAGATTTACGGTCAACACCACCGATAACTAAACCGTAAACAAAACTGATTAAAGGTTGGAGAAGCCCGATAATACTTAATCTGCGACCACGGCGTTTAGTCTGTTCTAACCGTTTTTGCTCACCTCTAAAGTAATATGTATAACTAGGTTCGCTCCACATACAGAACCCTGACTCGTCTAGGTATTTCAGGTCTATTTCACCAGTGGCAGCAGCTAATTCCAACATGTCTAGGTCTGCTTGCTTGTTTGCTCGTGCTACTGGGTCTTGTTTTCCTTTATGGCTTTTCCTTGTCCGTTTCCAATCGACCCCCTTTTTTTGAGTACCCGTCTTAATCTGTCGGCACTCATCTCAACGTTGCGTTCTGTTTTCAACTTCAAAGCTAACTGAGAACTATTGTATGTGCGTGGCTCGTTTCTGAGGCATTCTTCTAAAAATATCATGTCATCCTCAAGCCACTTTGGTTTCCCCCCTCGCCCAGGAGATTCCCAAAGCCCTTCTGTGCCCAGTTTTTGCCATTGATGCAAAACTTTTGTGACTGTTTTTTTGTGACAATCAAAGTGATCTGCTATCTTCTCTACATACCAACCATGTGCATTTAGCCTGATTATTTCCGCCCTGTCTTTGACTTTCTGTGGTACATCCTGTTTTCTCAGATTTAGTAAAGTTTGGTCTTGCTCAGGAGTCAGAAATACCCTTAAACGCGCACCCATACACCAACTACCTTGTAGATGCATTATCAGTCTTTACATATCTTAACATAGCTGACTTTTTTGGCACCTACCTACTTAGTATTATTACTACTTTTTGGCTTAAACGCCAGTATTATTAGTTACAAAAAAATAGCTGTCGCTAGACAGTTTTTAATTAGAGAGAATTACGGTTATCTTTTAAAAAAAAACATTGAATAATAACTATTAAGTTTAGAAATTTCATATACCTTTAAACACCACCAATAGTGGTGTCAACATGATTTATCTCAAGTTCTTGTGATTTTGCTACAGTTAATGGCGCAAAATCGCTGAAATCAATGTATCACTAAACTTATAGCTACTGGTATTACGCACTTTATCAAATATAGTGTGACAGCTAACTGTGTGCATAAATCAAATTAATAGGAATACTAATAATTCCTTTAATTCCTTAATTTGATTGTTTTGTACTGCAAAACATTACGTTAACTTTGATTAATAGGATTTTATGTCAAATTTAATTTCTACTAGTTTATATTGTCCTTTTACATCTCAAATCAACAGGTATGCTGGTGTTTTAGAAGGGTATGCTCTTGAATGGGTACTTCGCTTCAAGCTCCTAGCAAATGAATCATCTTATCAGCGTTTCTGTAAGTCAAGATTTTTTTTATTAGTTGCAAGCGCTTACCCTCATAGCAATCTTGAAGAACTGAAAATTGCAAATGACTGGTTAAGCTGGGTATTTATTTGGGATGATCAATGTGATCTCTCAGAGTTAAAAAAACAACCTGAAGTCCTCAAAACTTTGCATAAAAGATTTATAGAAATCTTGAACGGTGCAGAACTTAATAGTCAAGATATACTATTTAGCCACGCGTTAACTGACTTAAGACAACGGACTCTCGAAAGAGGGAGCATCAAATGGTTCCGCTACTTCATCAGTTGCTTGGAAGACTACTTCCAAGGATGTGTTTGGGAAGCAACTAACCGCGCCAACGGAATTGTACCTGATGTAGAAAGTTATATCAGGTTACGTAGGTCAAGCGTGGGGGTTTATGCTGTACTAGCATTAACTGAATTTTGCCATCAGTTAATAATTCCTAATATTTTGAAAGAACAAAGTATTGTAAAAAAATTAGAACTGATTACAACTGATATCATCGCTTGGTCGAATGATATATTTTCAGCATCTAGGGAAATAGCAAGTGGTGATGTTCACAATTTAGTATTCGTCCTGCATAATCAAGAGCAATTTTCTCTCGAAAAAGCTATTGAGCGTGTTACGGAAATCCACGATCAAGAGGTACGCTCATTAATAGACTTAGAAGCATCTCTTCCATCTTTTGGAGAAGAATTAGATACTGAACTTGCCAAATATATATCGGGTATGCATAATTGGATTCGTGGCAACCTTGATTGGTATGCTCGCTCTTATCGCTATCAGAGTTCAGAAAGATTAGAGCTAACAGAATTCAAATAATAAAATTTTACACTAGGTTTCTGAACTACAGCCAAGTCAGAGATGAGAGCTAGACATTAAGCTAATGTGCGTTGAAGTTTCATGAAATGAAGGTGGCTTGATTGCGTTAATAAATTCAGGCAGTAAAAAAGAATAACGATTGGTTTACTACAATTTCAAAATAAAAATTATATGCCATTCCCTAACCCTCTCAAAACTCCTTCCTTAGTACAAAGACTTCATTGGGTTACTGACCCCGTAGGTTATATGGAAACAGCTGCTCAACAATATCCCGACATTTTTACTGCTAAAATAATCGGTTTTGGAGACACGGTGATTTTTGTCAACCATCCCCAGGCAAATCAGGAAATTTTAACTAATGATAGAAAGAAGTTTGCATCTGTCGGTGATCTAAATATAATTTTGGAACCTCTTTTGGGCAAATCTTCAGTCCTAATGCTGGAGGGTAATAGTCACAAAAGACAACGACAACTTGTGATGCCTGCATTTCATGGAGAGCGAATGCGAAATTACGGTCAACTTATCTGTAGTCTCGCAGAAAAAGTTTTGAGTCAGTTACCACTAAATAAGCCATTTTTAGCTCGTAACTTAGCACAAGATATATCTATGCAAGTAATCTTACAAGCTGTCCTTGGTTTGTATGAAGGAGAACGATTTGAAAAACTTAAGAAATTACTACCATTAATGATGGAGGTTTTTCAATCGCCCTTGACTACTAGCTTATTCTTTTTCCCATTCCTGCAACAAGATTTAGGAGCTTGGAGTACTTGGGGAAAGTTTCTGCGCGATCGCCAGCAAATTGATAACTTGATTTTTGCGGAAATTACCGAACGTCGGCAACAACCTGATCCAGAACGAATCGATATACTCTCTCTGCTAATGTCAGCACGGGATGAAGCTGGTGAACAAATGACAGATCAGGAGTTGCGCGACCAGTTGATCACTTTGATACTCGCTGGCTATGAAACTACTTCAACGGCAATAGCTTGGGCA
This region of Nostoc sp. UHCC 0302 genomic DNA includes:
- a CDS encoding cytochrome P450, encoding MPFPNPLKTPSLVQRLHWVTDPVGYMETAAQQYPDIFTAKIIGFGDTVIFVNHPQANQEILTNDRKKFASVGDLNIILEPLLGKSSVLMLEGNSHKRQRQLVMPAFHGERMRNYGQLICSLAEKVLSQLPLNKPFLARNLAQDISMQVILQAVLGLYEGERFEKLKKLLPLMMEVFQSPLTTSLFFFPFLQQDLGAWSTWGKFLRDRQQIDNLIFAEITERRQQPDPERIDILSLLMSARDEAGEQMTDQELRDQLITLILAGYETTSTAIAWAFYWIHQKPLVREKLLAELDTLGDSPDPMSISRLPYLTAICHEALRIYPSVMFSFPRVVRESVELLGHPLEPGMVLLPCIYLTHHRKDLYYQPNDFIPERFLERQFSPYEFLPFGGGVRRCIGEALALFQMKLVLATALSHYQLALADQRPERPHRRGFTLAPGNGVKMVIIEQRVRQESLVAREITPVV
- a CDS encoding IS630 family transposase (programmed frameshift), coding for MGARLRVFLTPEQDQTLLNLRKQDVPQKVKDRAEIIRLNAHGWYVEKIADHFDCHKKTVTKVLHQWQKLGTEGLWESPGRGGKPKWLEDDMIFLEECLRNEPRTYNSSQLALKLKTERNVEMSADRLRRVLKKGVDWKRTRKSHKGKQDPVARANKQADLDMLELAAATGEIDLKYLDESGFCMWSEPSYTYYFRGEQKRLEQTKRRGRRLSIIGLLQPLISFVYGLVIGGVDRKSYIEMMEKEAKQAQETGRISVIVQDNGPIHRCQEVQQLWKKWESQGLYIFFLPKYCSEMNPIELEWQHLKKDELSGQAFDDELDLAYAVINGVQARGKKNNHNTHRVKFSSRLST
- the petG gene encoding cytochrome b6-f complex subunit PetG; amino-acid sequence: MVEPLLSGIVLGLIVVTLAGLFYAAYKQFKRDNQLLGGG
- a CDS encoding peptidylprolyl isomerase, yielding MTEALQIGNRTIAASELIPLLASYQMLPQLQRELIIDEAIEQSSRSGNVTIEYTPEEIAQAQQQFYAEKQLKSEADIQAWMVYQGLTPNQLENVTTRKLKIEKFKQATWGNKLESYFFQCKGKLDKVIYSLLRTQDVGIAQELYFRIQAEEKSFAEVAREFSLGPEAQTGGLVGPVELNALHPTMVQMLHSSQPGQILPPTRIAEWFVILRLEKFIPAQLDESMKVRLLNELFEMWLQEQQRQIVSVSNDADEGDEEQGKNN
- the rsmD gene encoding 16S rRNA (guanine(966)-N(2))-methyltransferase RsmD, producing MSLRIYGNRQIKTLPGKETRPTSARVREAVFNIWQGEIASSRWLDLCAGSGSMGAEALCRGASLVVGIEQSSRACAIIQQNWQQVADAGQEWKVLRGDIIQQLKALSGKQFNRIYFDPPYASGLYQPVLEAIAHHQLLDPSGEIAVEHKPQGWTPPIIDTWEICRQKVYGNTALTFYRNVREQEEIREKY
- a CDS encoding peptidase C15, coding for MKKRILLTSFDTWLSDQLSNSSDDLLLEVTKLELIPHALTFLRQLSVDVQIASCQVIEKINEMQPDCIICCGMAASRKQLSVELRASCGESILHTGVDLEQLVAGTAAIEISHDCGKFVCEGLYYSVLEYLCQSQLSTRCIFVHVPLINEENLSEILTDFVLIINKLALL
- a CDS encoding terpene synthase family protein; this translates as MSNLISTSLYCPFTSQINRYAGVLEGYALEWVLRFKLLANESSYQRFCKSRFFLLVASAYPHSNLEELKIANDWLSWVFIWDDQCDLSELKKQPEVLKTLHKRFIEILNGAELNSQDILFSHALTDLRQRTLERGSIKWFRYFISCLEDYFQGCVWEATNRANGIVPDVESYIRLRRSSVGVYAVLALTEFCHQLIIPNILKEQSIVKKLELITTDIIAWSNDIFSASREIASGDVHNLVFVLHNQEQFSLEKAIERVTEIHDQEVRSLIDLEASLPSFGEELDTELAKYISGMHNWIRGNLDWYARSYRYQSSERLELTEFK
- a CDS encoding cytochrome c, with the protein product MDNQITKPEILIQRIALLALAILLAVPLGFFGVQLVRAADPYVKSVLSLKGDPIQGHAIFQINCAGCHGLEADGRVGPSLQAVSKHKSRYGLIHQVISGDTPPMPKFQPSAQEMADLLSYLESL
- the hisH gene encoding imidazole glycerol phosphate synthase subunit HisH; the encoded protein is MPVIAVIDYEMGNLHSVCKGLEKAGATPNITYSPKEIEQADAVVLPGVGAFDPAVQHLRARGLEQPIKDVIASGKPFLGICLGLQILFESSAEGTQPGLGIIPGKVRRFRPEPDITIPHMGWNQLEVTQPKSILWEHLPSNPWVYFVHSYYVDPIDEQIRAATVTHGTQTVTAAIARENLMAVQFHPEKSSNIGLQILSNFVAQVREKIVA
- a CDS encoding DUF3370 domain-containing protein; protein product: MLPLLLNFLLAQLTPATPPPEEVVQPQEVRPLPGKLDKVPTFNSNSPELVLKEGILLSTFPPNGKKVPTAHLNFPFRGRFDIFAHHVAKAEPPENFQSLYLGIILYNPGSKPVKVNILQAASYLSQPDAPFIELPSFSQNPLGTVFAGPGDRVMSDVLRGQRQNIFPDQIEIPPGKSQMLLNLPIPVKGLIPPLNGRSSLIRLWSNGNVYAASLAMFARVNPDGSERAPNLEEWQNLLNNGDLSGPRDKVPTPLEDTSKPIVYGRVAGVASGTQWRALLVDNPKARYLTIPQPGQAFSYGLSTVHRGTLGTGQVQSATMLVRYPDTAYRAHGNYGIQYSLKLPLYNNTQNPQTVSVSMQTPLKEDQLVKPGLRFFSTPARQVLFRGTVRVHYKNAQGQPQTEFVHLVQKQGQAGEPLVSLKMKAGDRSLVEVDFLYPPDATPPQVLTVSTQGESR